The window TTTGTTTGGTATTGATGCCATAGACTAAGGGGTTGAGAACAGGAGGCACAAGGAGATAAAGATTTGCAAGTATGATGTGTACCTGAGGAGGCACATGGTGGCCAAAGCGATgagtgaaaaatgaaaagaatgcaGGGATATAGAAGACAAGAATTACGCAAATGTGGGCTCCGCAAGTGCTGAATGCTCGGAACTGGGCATCCTTTGAGGGCAGACGCAGCACTGCCTGCAGGATCAGGATGTAGGAAGTGGCAATGAGGACCACATCCATGCCAGTGACTGAAAGTGCTACAGTAAGGCCATACACGGTGTTAGGCTTAATACTGGCACAGGCCAGCTTGGCTATGCCCATGTGCTCACAGTAGGTGTGAGGGATGATGTGATGTCCACAGAAAGGTAAGCGTTCAACGAGAATGATAAAGGGGAAGACAAAGAGAAGGCCACGCATCACACATGCTAGCCCAATCTTCCCAATCACAACGGCATTGAGTATGGATGTATAGTGAAGTGGTCGGCAGATGGCTACATAGCAGTCAAAAGCCATGGCCAGCAGAACAGCTGACTCTGTGGCAAAGACTGCATGAACAAAAAACATCTGTGTGAGGCAGCCATGATAGGAAATGACATGGGATCTGAACCAGAAAATTGCTAGCATCTTAGGCAATGTTGTCGAACATAGGACTAGGTCAGTAATAGAAAGCAGGCATAAGAAGAGATACATCGGCTCGTGGAGAGCCCTGTCAGTTATAATGATGTAGAGGATGGTTCCATTTCCGACCAGAGCAAGGATGTACATGGAGCAGAAGGGAATGGCAATCCACACATGCTGGTCCTGCATCCCAGGGATTCCAAGCAAAACAAATGTAGAAGGGTGGAAGGCAGTGCCattggggacagaggcagagagcatcATGATACAGGAAACAGACCTTCTTCCTAAAAGCATTAGAAAATGAATGGATGTTATCCTAAATGCCATCTGTGTCtactaaatgcccttcaacttcTTGTCCTTCATTCTCACCGATTCTGCTCAAATTCATGCCTTCCCTGCatcttatatattattataatgcTTTAAGAAACAATGTTTATCTCATTTCTATGATCTCCATCTTCTAATAAGACTTCTATATCATGTCCCAAACATTATAGCATGAATACAGTCAATGTTGATGCAAACTTAAACTTTCTTAGTGTGTTCATGTTGCGCAGGGTACTTTGTATTCCATTTCTCTAGCTTGCCCTTTGCTATCTTGTATTGTTTTCTGGGCCCTGAGTCACTAGCATGGATTACATTCCTCACTTTCTTACTAGAGGAAGGATTTGACCACAGGAAATAGCAGCCCTCTGCTGGAGAGGAAAGAGATGGAGGGTAGGCATTTATTTCTCCTACTGTCTTGAAGAAGTATTGTTAATGCTTTTGACTTCCTTAGCTGAACTGTCATATTTGGCTCTAGTTTACTCTGGTGACCATAtcatcttccttttatttcttcaatcCAAAGATTGTCACAGTTCCTGCTGTTACTACCTATGGAATGCCACTTTGTAAATGGTTTCTCGATTGCATTCTCCTAAATAGAATCTCAATGtattatctaaataaaatatCTGATATCTTGCCTTTAAAGATGCTAACACAAGGAATGCAAGGCTCTTCTTATGCTCACTTCTGCCTTCCTCCCTAGCATATTTCACAATACATTTTACCACATACTTTATATTTCTATCATATCGAGTGATATGAAATACATGAGAGCTGTGAAACATCAAACCCCATGCCTTTCATGTGGGATTCTTTCTACACAAAGATTATTTCCACTTGTCACCTAATCCTGCTGTCAATCAGATGGCATCTTCTCATACatagtaatacacacacacatgtaaaaatttttaattgtttaatgcTTATGTATATGTCTCTCCCCCCCACTTCATTACACTATAAAGTTTCAAAGTCTTAATTTTTCTTCATGTCCAGCATGAGTGCCTTACTGACACTAGATCAATAAATTCTTAATAAACAATGAGAAAATCCTTGAGCTCAGCAGTTACATTTTCTAATAGACTTGGAAAAATGACTATTGTTGAAAAATGGTAAATGCTTCCTGGGAACGCTTTCTAAGAACAACGTAAGACATTCCTTCCTCAGATGTGTGGTTTCTGCTGTGTTCTCTTCattgtatatatctatatttcaGGAAAGGTTCTCTATCACCTCTTCTTGAATATACTATATCATGTATAAGATTAATTAACTTTTAAGATTAATAACACATAACTTAATTGAATTGAATCTGTctaacacatgtctgtttctagATATGGCATATGCATGACTTTGCTTATAGACTATCTCTAGGCTGTCCTAACTTAGTGCAGAATATGTCAGAGCCACTCAGTTCTGACATATAGGTGCTGTGGGAGAGCTATCAGgtaacaaacagaaacagaattgTGACTGACCTATTACACAGAGACACCTAGTCTTCAAATCGAAACAAAACAGACTTGTGTGGGAAGCATGCCATCTGAAAGGCATGTCGGTTTGAGAAAGCCTGCCTCAGATATTTCACAGCTTAATGCTACATTCAACTTGTAGCTGCAGTAAGAAACACACTAAAGCAGCCCGTCTAAGAAGAGAATGCTACTTTGGTGTGTACTGTGAAGACATGTCACAGCCAGTTTCTATGCACAGAAGTTTTCCTGGAAGAAATGATACCTATTCTCCAAATCCAAATCTTCAAATTCTTTAAACATCTTTCAGGCAGCTTGACTTTCGCAGCTCTTgttctgtagtctaggctgaaaACTAGAACCTAGATGTAGACGGCATGGGTGAAATTATGTCTCTGCTACAGTTACTTGCTAATGgtactaactttttaaaaattgccaaCTATCCTTAGTAAAATACAGATAATAGTGCTTCATGCATATATTAATAATTCAGAAGGTATGTGAAATCCATAATTTAGCCTAAATAACTTGATGCACATTAATTAAAATGTTCACTATTACTCCTTATGATTTGGAAGTCTGATTCCTTGGCTTATGTACCTAGTTCTAAAATGAGATAACTTCGTTTGCAAAGCTCACGTTGAAAGGTGTGTATCCTCTCTTGAGTGGTGCCCCTGGGTGTCAGGACCATGGCTTCACCCTTGCTCAAATCAAGGTCTCACTTCGAACATAGTCAAGGCTGGTCCTCATTTAACTGGGCTACGTAAATGCCCACAGTATATGAAATGAGAAAGCTCCCCAACAAGCTTCCAGTGTTGCTGAGTTCCTCTCAGTTTTCTTGAGGATCAAAGAATGATTACAGCATTTGAGGTCCTTCGTACATAAGGAGCAAACATGTTTTGTGCACTATTAAGAGCAGAGTAAGCTTGCAAGAATGAGTACACTATTTAGTAAAGGAAAATTTCTATTGGTAGGTTTAATCAGCAGTTTTCACAAGAAAATGTTGCAGCAAGGATATATTTTCTTGTTAGAACTTCAAAATTTATACACATGAAATTCCAGGACTATCTACATAtggtaaattaaatttaaaaggtaTCATCTGTATTTAAATACTGTACATATAAATTGGAGTTTCTGGAGATACTGTGTGGAGCCTTAAGAACTCGAGAACAATGCTACCCATTAGTAAATATGAAAGTTGCTCTTTCTATCCAATTGGTCTGATGTGAGTGAGAGCAAGCTATAATAAGGTTTTTCACTTTAGAGACAATTTTCCTACCTGTAATTCCTCATAACATCATATTTTATACCTTAAATATGTACATTGAAGATTTTTAAAACTCCAGAAATACTCACctcagttttaaaaatgatttctcttAGAGATCCATTCACCCTATCTTGAGATCACAAGAAAGACAACCAGAGATTAAATCCTCAGACTGCCACATGAGGGATtcatgcatgtgcgcatgtgtgtatgcacatacatcaCTTGCTTATGAAATGTTGATATATGTTACGCGTTATAATTACCCAAATACTGAGGAGCTTAAGGAACTAGTTTCTGTAGAATGGGGATTAGCCTGAGATGACCTATGAGGAGTGAAAAGAAAGGAATAGCATCAGTATTTCTGCATGTCTGTCATCTCTTCTGCCCTTCCCTacctctctttctgctttcacAGAATTATTCTTGACTTTATTTACAGCCCATTCTATTCATTAAACACTCACCCCAGTCTCAACGCTCAACAGAAAAGTCGTTACAGCACAAATAACAGTTCCTGGAATGTGAGTTCTGGTCCTATTTACCCCTAACTTGTGATGGTGTTCTTGGTCCAGAGAGACTGAGCTTGACTCAAAGCACTGATGGTCCCAGATGCTAAAAATAGATGTACATTTTCAGATATGCTCTCAGGGGATACACACTAGCCACGgcaagattttctttcaaagtatgattttttttttctaattcaaagCAAGAAGTTAGCATAGTTGTACACTAAAAGGATAACAGACTTTGGATAAATAATGTAACCAGAATGATCCAGGCTACTGGAGAAAGTGACTTAGTAAAAAGGAAGGAATTGATGAGTACAGGAATAATTCAAAATGATAGATAATGAGTTGAATTTGCAGTTGTGTTGTGTTGCCTGGCCGCGGCCCTCATATTAGCTGTTTTCAAGAAGAGATGACCGTCAGCTCCTATATTTAGAAACTCCTGCCCCCATGACTCAGTGTTAATGGCCTTGTTTCAGAGTTAATTGCCAAGCAATACTTACTTCTGGCTGTGCTGTACTTTTCCACTAGCTCACTGTGCATGCTCCAAGGACCCTATAATTTCCCACCCATCAGTCTAAACCTCTGGTGTCTCTCTTTCCAGTCAGAGGCAGCTGCCATTCTGTGTTTCTCTCCAATAAATCTTTTGCATGAGATTTGCTGTATAGTGTGATTTTGTGGCattccttggctcccaactgccaAGATGCCCTTGTGCTGAAAAGCCCTTACATTGGTGTCATGATTTATGATTTGAATAGGCTCTACTGGTACCTGTTCAAGGCTATCAGTTTGGCCCTCTAGTCAGGTGTTCTTTAGATAATGGCTGTGACCAAATTACAGTTCTGTCTACCAGTGTGACAGAAGCTCCAGCATAGCAGAGCCCCCTCTTCATGAAACTGCTCCCATCTGTGAAGACAGTGTTGTCCAGACATGGAATGGGCACATCTTTTAAATCATCCCACAACCCTGCTGTTGTTTCAACTGTTTCCAGGCAATCAGGTATTGTCTGAGAACCTGGATTAGGGTCAGGGAACAAGTTGGTAGGGTTTAAAGCCTCATTCTTAATAAAAGTGATTCTCAGGGGATCAAGTATCAGAGCCTGATACTAGGTGATTCTGGCATTTGTCAATTCATGAGCCTTTTACTTGGCAGTGCACTCAAAAGGACTTTGACAGCATGTGGGGCTGTCATTAGTAAATCTTGTCTACGGGGAAGCTTCATTACTTcctctcttagttagggtttctgttgctgtgaaaggATAACATGgtcgtggcaactcttataaaagaaaacatttaattgtgatgACTCATTTactccattattgtcatggcaggaatcagggcagcattcaggcagacatggtgctagagaagaagctaagagtcttacatcttgactcacagtcAACAAGAGGTaatctgtctcactgggcatggcttgagcatatatgagtgtcgtaggagctgtgggctgtgttcctgctgccccagctcctgatcacttggctagcttatgccccgaaataacaacacacaaactgtattcttttaaacactgcctggcccattatatctagcctcttcttagctaattctcacgtattaatttagccaatttctaataatctgtgtagcaccccaaggggcgcttaccgggaagattctagcctacatccatcctgggtcggagcttcatcgcgtctgccccagagagcagagctatcaagtctgagctcacttcctcttcctcccagcattctgttctgtttactccacccacctatgttctaaccaatgagggccaagcagtttctttattttttaaccaatgaccttcctccatcatatgagacctcaaaacctgcctccacagtgacacacttcctccaaaaaggccacacctattccaacaaggccttctaatagtgccacttttttttatttgtggctattgtgaaggatgatgtttctctgattatttttctcagtccatttatcctCTGTGTAAAGGTGGGCTACTTACatttttcaagttaatcttgtatccttaTACATTACTGAagttgtttatgagttgtagaagttccttggtataatttttgggatcgcttatgtaaactatcatatcatcagcaaataatgagagtttgacaTCTTCTTtatcaatttgtatccccttgatctccttttgttgtcttattgctctagctagaacctcaagtcctatattgaatagatagggagagagtggacaacctggtcttgttcctaatttcagtagaattgctgggagtttctctccatttagtttgatgttgtctgtttgcttgctgtatattgcctttattgtgtttagataagttccttatatccctgctctctcaGGACCTTCATCATTTGTATTTTGTGACTTTCAACATctaaatgagatgatcatgtccttttttttatttttttttta of the Chionomys nivalis chromosome 8, mChiNiv1.1, whole genome shotgun sequence genome contains:
- the LOC130880367 gene encoding olfactory receptor 52D1-like is translated as MMLSASVPNGTAFHPSTFVLLGIPGMQDQHVWIAIPFCSMYILALVGNGTILYIIITDRALHEPMYLFLCLLSITDLVLCSTTLPKMLAIFWFRSHVISYHGCLTQMFFVHAVFATESAVLLAMAFDCYVAICRPLHYTSILNAVVIGKIGLACVMRGLLFVFPFIILVERLPFCGHHIIPHTYCEHMGIAKLACASIKPNTVYGLTVALSVTGMDVVLIATSYILILQAVLRLPSKDAQFRAFSTCGAHICVILVFYIPAFFSFFTHRFGHHVPPQVHIILANLYLLVPPVLNPLVYGINTKQIRQRIFDLCVKRR